In Notolabrus celidotus isolate fNotCel1 chromosome 22, fNotCel1.pri, whole genome shotgun sequence, one genomic interval encodes:
- the nsd2 gene encoding histone-lysine N-methyltransferase NSD2 isoform X4, with product MDSKGSSLPSMPEPANPISMKQPPECLSVRKGGGDMSSDPTLLLDKAAAQLAATVQDGVLQKMAGHSHNNHSHERLKDLTSRVLNGDQDTLPKLCPPEAPMLKGAEAPATNGTHQHNCSPHTEAELKVTIPQVVKQPLFEPSFANGTSFVTTTEETICGPEERQDVKKRRGRPHKPKPQPNLGSSAIPVDPLDHTNAVDETEGEEEPDLIPELVDEAAGELADEAAGELADEATVELEDEAAVEMTNEAAVEQMDEAAVEQVDEAAVERVDEAAVEQVDDVAIELADEATVEQVDEVAVEPVDEAEELPLHICFSVGDLVWTKVSGYPWWPCMVTTDPECNNHFKQKANSRLGLLYHVQYFGDAPERGYIFEKNMVSFTGEDQYQELSQGNKQLASRVIHKKTAPSVPRKLKAQWNMGIIQAKEALSMSLDERMANFAFLYDDNGPHLNPRILEKLKPEPSEEQAQETMSRLSPDLPFLLADPSDDPAAPTQSTDSTSSEEAAEAPRKEVQTGGWQKRGKIHVNGVLSQQQLNTDSPEVVLHQQTDSKDPASCTPDIQPESVIPPKKKRRARQAQSTTKTVRRRKKSATDSTSDPMKKRKSKPVSSTDDVSEPVSLLVSVPVVKKRRRRRTPEEMQRDAAAKRAQKSTKRPLPEDTPDQGQQPKRRRRTSKTAEKEPAASEVTVKKRRRRTKAEIAAEEIKKQGKRSKTLLTDDQGAEKPKRRRKRKQDGESQAPPTKAKKRRSSLCPDPEGSGSEERPDSPSDSLDGTKKGERKKEFVCQTCEQAGEDLVPCEGQCNGMFHLQCLGVSFMPEDKLRCQECSSGIHSCFTCKQSDGTVRRCHVPHCGKFYHEACISPNPLTVFDNKGFRCPLHACLSCHYGSRTKNRSTKGRLMRCLRCPVAYHIGDQCVAAGSEMVSNTAFICTNHFHAKKGYSHHSHVNVSWCFVCSKGGQLLCCESCPAAFHPDCLNIAMPDGSWFCNDCRAGKKPKYRDIIWVKLGTYRWWPAEIHHPRSIPTNIQHLRHEIGEFPVFFFGSKDYFWTHQGRVFPYMEGDRGSKHQRTGIGKVFKNALLEAEARFKEIKIKREAKEAQEYSRKPPPYKFIKVNKPVGRVQVYTADISEIPKCNCKPSVERPCGFESECLNRMLQYECHPEVCPSGARCCNQDFTKRLYPETKIIKTPGKGWGLIALRDIKKGEFVNEYIGELVDEEECRARIKYAHENNITDFYMLTIDKDRIIDAGPKGNYSRFMNHSCQPNCETQKWTVNGDTRVGLFAVCDIPAGTELTFNYNLDCLGNEKTVCRCGAPNCSGFLGDRPKNSNGQTADPKGKRMKRKYKRRKSEGKKSDDECFRCGDGGQLVLCNKKACTKAYHLSCLNLTKRPFGRWDCPWHHCDVCGKNSEAFCQLCPNSFCKAHQEGALRPWPPTGQLCCQEHEELEGTDTRDQAEPTAAITTISGRSSKGSKKGGAGEAKTKGSRRKAAEA from the exons ATGGACAGTAAAGGTAGCTCCCTGCCTTCAATGCCTGAACCAGCCAACCCGATCAGCATGAAGCAGCCTCCGGAGTGCCTCAGTGTACGCAAAGGTGGGGGGGATATGAGCAGTGATCCGACTCTCCTATTGGACAAAGCTGCTGCCCAGTTAGCCGCCACAGTGCAAGACGGTGTCCTTCAGAAGATGGCTGGCCACAGTCACAACAACCACAGCCACGAGAGGCTGAAAGACCTCACCTCCCGGGTGCTAAACGGGGACCAGGACACTTTGCCGAAGCTGTGTCCTCCAGAGGCACCGATGCTGAAGGGTGCCGAAGCGCCCGCTACGAATGGCACACATCAGCACAACTGCAGCCCTCACACTGAAGCCGAACTGAAGGTGACGATACCCCAGGTGGTCAAGCAGCCGCTGTTTGAGCCCAGCTTTGCCAACGGGACCAGCTTTGTTACCACCACAGAGGAGACTATATGTGGACCCGAGGAGAGACAGGATGTGAAGAAAAGGAGGGGAAGACCTCACAAACCAAAACCTCAACCAAACCTTGGTTCCTCTGCCATCCCTGTAGACCCACTCGACCACACAAATGCTGTAGATGAAACTGAAGGGGAAGAAGAG CCTGATCTCATCCCGGAGTTGGTGGATGAGGCCGCTGGAGAGCTAGCGGATGAGGCCGCTGGAGAGCTAGCGGATGAGGCCACCGTAGAGCTGGAGGATGAGGCTGCTGTAGAGATGACGAATGAGGCCGCTGTAGAGCAGATGGATGAGGCGGCTGTAGAGCAGGTGGATGAGGCGGCTGTAGAGCGGGTGGATGAGGCCGCCGTAGAGCAAGTGGATGATGTCGCCATAGAGCTGGCGGATGAAGCCACCGTAGAGCAGGTGGATGAGGTGGCTGTAGAGCCAGTAGATGAGGCCGAAGAGCTGCCTCTGCACATTTGTTTTTCCGTCGGGGATTTGGTCTGGACGAAGGTATCCGGGTATCCCTGGTGGCCTTGCATGGTGACCACAGACCCAGAATGCAACAACCACTTCAAACAGAAAG CCAACAGCAGACTGGGCCTCCTTTACCATGTGCAGTATTTCGGAGACGCTCCAGAGAGAGGCTACATCTTCGAGAAGAATATGGTGTCCTTCACTGGGGAGGATCAATATCAGGAGCTGAGCCAAGGCAACAAACAGCTGGCCTCCCGCGTAATCCACAAAAAG ACGGCTCCCTCTGTGCCCCGCAAACTGAAGGCTCAGTGGAACATGGGCATCATTCAGGCCAAGGAGGCCCTCAGCATGTCACTGGACGAGCGCATGGCAAACTTTGCATTTCTGTACGATGACAACGGGCCTCATCTCAACCCCCGTATCCTGGAGAAGTTAAAACCGGAACCAAGTGAAGAGCAAGCTCAGGAAACGATGTCCAGGCTCAGCCCAGATCTCCCCTTCCTGCTGGCTGACCCTTCTGACGATCCCGCGGCCCCAACTCAGTCCACAGACAGCACTTCATCGGAGGAAGCGGCAGAGGCACCCAGGAAGGAAGTCCAGACGGGAGGATGGCAGAAAAGGGGCAAAATCCATGTGAATGGAGTCCTCTCACAACAGCAATTAAACACAGATTCTCCTGAAGTGGTGCTTCATCAGCAGACAGACTCAAAG GATCCAGCCTCTTGCACACCAGATATTCAGCCTGAATCGGTGATACCtccgaagaagaagaggagagccaGACAAGCTCAGTCTACCACAAAGACCGtgaggagaaggaagaagagtGCAACGGACAGCACCTCGGATCCCATGAAGAAAAGGAAATCCAAGCCGGTTTCTTCGACAGATGATGTTTCCGAGCCAGTCTCACTTCTAGTTTCAGTTCCAG TTGTGAAGAAAAGGCGCAGGAGAAGGACTCCAGAAGAGATGCAGCGTGATGCTGCGG ccaaAAGAGCGCAGAAGTCCACTAAAAGGCCGTTACCAGAGGATACACCCGACCAGGGTCAGCAGCCGAAAAGGAGGCGTAGAACGAGCAAGACTGCTGAGAAAGAG CCTGCAGCGTCAGAGGTAACAGTGAAAAAGAGGAGACGAAGGACGAAAGCCGAGATAGCTGCAGAAGAAATCAAGAAGCAAGGGAAGAGGTCAAAGACTCTCCTCACAG ATGACCAAGGCGCTGAGAAACCAAAGCGTaggaggaaaaggaaacaggatGGAGAGAGCCAGGCCCCGCCCACCAAGGCGAAGAAGAGGCGGTCCTCCCTGTGTCCTGACCCTGAG GGTTCTGGGAGTGAGGAACGTCCTGATTCTCCAAGCGACAGCTTAGACGGGACGAAAAAGGGAGAGCGGAAGAAAGAGTTTGTCTGCCAG ACATGTGAGCAGGCTGGTGAGGACTTGGTCCCCTGTGAAGGCCAGTGCAATGGCATGTTTCATCTCCAATGCCTCGGCGTCTCTTTCATGCCTGAAGACAAGCTGCGGTGTCAGGAGTGCAGCTCAG GAATTCACTCGTGTTTCACCTGCAAGCAGTCAGACGGCACGGTGCGGCGCTGCCACGTTCCACACTGCGGCAAGTTTTACCACGAGGCGTGTATCAGCCCGAACCCGCTCACTGTGTTCGACAACAAGGGCTTCCGTTGCCCGCTTCACGCCTGCCTGAGCTGCCACTACGGCTCCCGCACCAAGAACAGGTCCACTAAAG GAAGGTTGATGCGTTGCCTCCGCTGCCCGGTGGCGTACCACATCGGTGACCAGTGTGTGGCTGCAGGCAGTGAGATGGTCTCGAACACCGCCTTTATCTGCACCAACCACTTCCACGCCAAGAAGGGCTACAGCCACCACAGTCACGTCAACGTCAGCTGGTGCTTCGTCTGCTCCAAAG GAGGACAGCTGCTGTGCTGCGAGTCCTGTCCAGCAGCTTTTCACCCTGACTGCTTGAACATCGCTATGCCTGATGGGAGCTGGTTCTGCAACGACTGTCGGGCGGGAAAGAAACCCAAATACAGAGACATCATCTGGGTCAAACTGGGAACATACAG ATGGTGGCCTGCAGAGATCCACCACCCCAGAAGCATCCCCACCAACATCCAGCACCTTCGACATGAGATCGGAGAGTTCCCAGTGTTCTTCTTCGGCTCCAAAGACTACTTCTGGACCCACCAGGGCCGAGTGTTTCCGTACATGGAGGGAGACAGGGGCAGCAAGCACCAGAGGACCGGCATCGGCAAAGTCTTCAAGAATG CTCTGTTGGAGGCTGAAGCTCGGTTCAAGGAGATCAAAATCAAACGAGAGGCCAAGGAAGCACAAGAATACAGCCGGAAACCACCTCCATATAAATTCATCAAG GTCAACAAACCTGTCGGCAGAGTCCAGGTCTACACCGCTGACATCTCCGAGATCCCCAAGTGTAACTGCAAGCCGTCAGTGGAGAGGCCGTGCGGGTTCGAGTCCGAATGTCTGAACCGCATGCTGCAGTACGAGTGTCACCCTGAGGTGTGTCCCAGCGGGGCGCGCTGCTGCAACCAGGACTTCACCAAGCGTCTCTACCCGGAGACTAAGATCATCAAGACTCCTGGAAAGGGGTGGGGCCTGATCGCTCTCAGGGACATCAAGAAG ggTGAGTTTGTGAACGAGTACATCGGTGAGCTAGTCGACGAGGAGGAGTGTCGGGCGAGGATCAAGTACGCCCATGAAAACAACATCACAGACTTCTACATGCTCACTATCGACAAG GACCGGATCATTGACGCCGGTCCGAAGGGAAACTACTCTCGCTTCATGAATCACAGCTGCCAGCCGAACTGTGAGACGCAGAAGTGGACGGTGAACGGAGACACGCGAGTCGGCCTGTTTGCAGTCTGCGACATCCCCGCAG GTACCGAGCTGACCTTTAATTATAACCTGGATTGCCTCGGGAATGAGAAGACTGTGTGTCGCTGCGGCGCCCCAAACTGCAGCGGCTTTCTTGGTGATCGGCCGAAG AACTCTAATGGCCAAACAGCCGATCCAAAagggaagaggatgaagagaaagTATAAGAGGAGAAAATCTGAGGGGAAGAAGTCTGACGACGAGTGTTTCCGCTGCGGAGACGGAGGGCAGCTGGTGCTCTGTAACAAGAAGGCCTGCACTAAAGCTTATCACCTGTCCTGCTTGAACCTCACCAAGAGACCCTTCG GCCGCTGGGACTGCCCCTGGCACCACTGTGACGTCTGTGGGAAGAACTCCGAGGCCTTCTGCCAGCTCTGCCCCAACTCCTTCTGCAAGGCCCACCAAGAGGGGGCACTGCGTCCCTGGCCTCCCACGGGCCAGCTGTGCTGTCAGGAGCACGAGGAGCTGGAGGGAACCGACACCCGCGATCAGGCGGAGCCGACAGCCGCCATCACTACCATCTCCGGCCGTTCCTCTAAAGGCTCGAAGAAGGGTGGAGCAGGAGAGGCCAAAACAAAGGGCTCCAGGAGGAAAGCTGCAGAGGCCTaa
- the nsd2 gene encoding histone-lysine N-methyltransferase NSD2 isoform X3 has translation MDSKGSSLPSMPEPANPISMKQPPECLSVRKGGGDMSSDPTLLLDKAAAQLAATVQDGVLQKMAGHSHNNHSHERLKDLTSRVLNGDQDTLPKLCPPEAPMLKGAEAPATNGTHQHNCSPHTEAELKVTIPQVVKQPLFEPSFANGTSFVTTTEETICGPEERQDVKKRRGRPHKPKPQPNLGSSAIPVDPLDHTNAVDETEGEEEPDLIPELVDEAAGELADEAAGELADEATVELEDEAAVEMTNEAAVEQMDEAAVEQVDEAAVERVDEAAVEQVDDVAIELADEATVEQVDEVAVEPVDEAEELPLHICFSVGDLVWTKVSGYPWWPCMVTTDPECNNHFKQKANSRLGLLYHVQYFGDAPERGYIFEKNMVSFTGEDQYQELSQGNKQLASRVIHKKTAPSVPRKLKAQWNMGIIQAKEALSMSLDERMANFAFLYDDNGPHLNPRILEKLKPEPSEEQAQETMSRLSPDLPFLLADPSDDPAAPTQSTDSTSSEEAAEAPRKEVQTGGWQKRGKIHVNGVLSQQQLNTDSPEVVLHQQTDSKDPASCTPDIQPESVIPPKKKRRARQAQSTTKTVRRRKKSATDSTSDPMKKRKSKPVSSTDDVSEPVSLLVSVPVVKKRRRRRTPEEMQRDAAAKRAQKSTKRPLPEDTPDQGQQPKRRRRTSKTAEKEPAASEVTVKKRRRRTKAEIAAEEIKKQGKRSKTLLTDDQGAEKPKRRRKRKQDGESQAPPTKAKKRRSSLCPDPEGSGSEERPDSPSDSLDGTKKGERKKEFVCQTCEQAGEDLVPCEGQCNGMFHLQCLGVSFMPEDKLRCQECSSGIHSCFTCKQSDGTVRRCHVPHCGKFYHEACISPNPLTVFDNKGFRCPLHACLSCHYGSRTKNRSTKGRLMRCLRCPVAYHIGDQCVAAGSEMVSNTAFICTNHFHAKKGYSHHSHVNVSWCFVCSKGGQLLCCESCPAAFHPDCLNIAMPDGSWFCNDCRAGKKPKYRDIIWVKLGTYRWWPAEIHHPRSIPTNIQHLRHEIGEFPVFFFGSKDYFWTHQGRVFPYMEGDRGSKHQRTGIGKVFKNALLEAEARFKEIKIKREAKEAQEYSRKPPPYKFIKVNKPVGRVQVYTADISEIPKCNCKPSVERPCGFESECLNRMLQYECHPEVCPSGARCCNQDFTKRLYPETKIIKTPGKGWGLIALRDIKKGEFVNEYIGELVDEEECRARIKYAHENNITDFYMLTIDKDRIIDAGPKGNYSRFMNHSCQPNCETQKWTVNGDTRVGLFAVCDIPAGTELTFNYNLDCLGNEKTVCRCGAPNCSGFLGDRPKQNSNGQTADPKGKRMKRKYKRRKSEGKKSDDECFRCGDGGQLVLCNKKACTKAYHLSCLNLTKRPFGRWDCPWHHCDVCGKNSEAFCQLCPNSFCKAHQEGALRPWPPTGQLCCQEHEELEGTDTRDQAEPTAAITTISGRSSKGSKKGGAGEAKTKGSRRKAAEA, from the exons ATGGACAGTAAAGGTAGCTCCCTGCCTTCAATGCCTGAACCAGCCAACCCGATCAGCATGAAGCAGCCTCCGGAGTGCCTCAGTGTACGCAAAGGTGGGGGGGATATGAGCAGTGATCCGACTCTCCTATTGGACAAAGCTGCTGCCCAGTTAGCCGCCACAGTGCAAGACGGTGTCCTTCAGAAGATGGCTGGCCACAGTCACAACAACCACAGCCACGAGAGGCTGAAAGACCTCACCTCCCGGGTGCTAAACGGGGACCAGGACACTTTGCCGAAGCTGTGTCCTCCAGAGGCACCGATGCTGAAGGGTGCCGAAGCGCCCGCTACGAATGGCACACATCAGCACAACTGCAGCCCTCACACTGAAGCCGAACTGAAGGTGACGATACCCCAGGTGGTCAAGCAGCCGCTGTTTGAGCCCAGCTTTGCCAACGGGACCAGCTTTGTTACCACCACAGAGGAGACTATATGTGGACCCGAGGAGAGACAGGATGTGAAGAAAAGGAGGGGAAGACCTCACAAACCAAAACCTCAACCAAACCTTGGTTCCTCTGCCATCCCTGTAGACCCACTCGACCACACAAATGCTGTAGATGAAACTGAAGGGGAAGAAGAG CCTGATCTCATCCCGGAGTTGGTGGATGAGGCCGCTGGAGAGCTAGCGGATGAGGCCGCTGGAGAGCTAGCGGATGAGGCCACCGTAGAGCTGGAGGATGAGGCTGCTGTAGAGATGACGAATGAGGCCGCTGTAGAGCAGATGGATGAGGCGGCTGTAGAGCAGGTGGATGAGGCGGCTGTAGAGCGGGTGGATGAGGCCGCCGTAGAGCAAGTGGATGATGTCGCCATAGAGCTGGCGGATGAAGCCACCGTAGAGCAGGTGGATGAGGTGGCTGTAGAGCCAGTAGATGAGGCCGAAGAGCTGCCTCTGCACATTTGTTTTTCCGTCGGGGATTTGGTCTGGACGAAGGTATCCGGGTATCCCTGGTGGCCTTGCATGGTGACCACAGACCCAGAATGCAACAACCACTTCAAACAGAAAG CCAACAGCAGACTGGGCCTCCTTTACCATGTGCAGTATTTCGGAGACGCTCCAGAGAGAGGCTACATCTTCGAGAAGAATATGGTGTCCTTCACTGGGGAGGATCAATATCAGGAGCTGAGCCAAGGCAACAAACAGCTGGCCTCCCGCGTAATCCACAAAAAG ACGGCTCCCTCTGTGCCCCGCAAACTGAAGGCTCAGTGGAACATGGGCATCATTCAGGCCAAGGAGGCCCTCAGCATGTCACTGGACGAGCGCATGGCAAACTTTGCATTTCTGTACGATGACAACGGGCCTCATCTCAACCCCCGTATCCTGGAGAAGTTAAAACCGGAACCAAGTGAAGAGCAAGCTCAGGAAACGATGTCCAGGCTCAGCCCAGATCTCCCCTTCCTGCTGGCTGACCCTTCTGACGATCCCGCGGCCCCAACTCAGTCCACAGACAGCACTTCATCGGAGGAAGCGGCAGAGGCACCCAGGAAGGAAGTCCAGACGGGAGGATGGCAGAAAAGGGGCAAAATCCATGTGAATGGAGTCCTCTCACAACAGCAATTAAACACAGATTCTCCTGAAGTGGTGCTTCATCAGCAGACAGACTCAAAG GATCCAGCCTCTTGCACACCAGATATTCAGCCTGAATCGGTGATACCtccgaagaagaagaggagagccaGACAAGCTCAGTCTACCACAAAGACCGtgaggagaaggaagaagagtGCAACGGACAGCACCTCGGATCCCATGAAGAAAAGGAAATCCAAGCCGGTTTCTTCGACAGATGATGTTTCCGAGCCAGTCTCACTTCTAGTTTCAGTTCCAG TTGTGAAGAAAAGGCGCAGGAGAAGGACTCCAGAAGAGATGCAGCGTGATGCTGCGG ccaaAAGAGCGCAGAAGTCCACTAAAAGGCCGTTACCAGAGGATACACCCGACCAGGGTCAGCAGCCGAAAAGGAGGCGTAGAACGAGCAAGACTGCTGAGAAAGAG CCTGCAGCGTCAGAGGTAACAGTGAAAAAGAGGAGACGAAGGACGAAAGCCGAGATAGCTGCAGAAGAAATCAAGAAGCAAGGGAAGAGGTCAAAGACTCTCCTCACAG ATGACCAAGGCGCTGAGAAACCAAAGCGTaggaggaaaaggaaacaggatGGAGAGAGCCAGGCCCCGCCCACCAAGGCGAAGAAGAGGCGGTCCTCCCTGTGTCCTGACCCTGAG GGTTCTGGGAGTGAGGAACGTCCTGATTCTCCAAGCGACAGCTTAGACGGGACGAAAAAGGGAGAGCGGAAGAAAGAGTTTGTCTGCCAG ACATGTGAGCAGGCTGGTGAGGACTTGGTCCCCTGTGAAGGCCAGTGCAATGGCATGTTTCATCTCCAATGCCTCGGCGTCTCTTTCATGCCTGAAGACAAGCTGCGGTGTCAGGAGTGCAGCTCAG GAATTCACTCGTGTTTCACCTGCAAGCAGTCAGACGGCACGGTGCGGCGCTGCCACGTTCCACACTGCGGCAAGTTTTACCACGAGGCGTGTATCAGCCCGAACCCGCTCACTGTGTTCGACAACAAGGGCTTCCGTTGCCCGCTTCACGCCTGCCTGAGCTGCCACTACGGCTCCCGCACCAAGAACAGGTCCACTAAAG GAAGGTTGATGCGTTGCCTCCGCTGCCCGGTGGCGTACCACATCGGTGACCAGTGTGTGGCTGCAGGCAGTGAGATGGTCTCGAACACCGCCTTTATCTGCACCAACCACTTCCACGCCAAGAAGGGCTACAGCCACCACAGTCACGTCAACGTCAGCTGGTGCTTCGTCTGCTCCAAAG GAGGACAGCTGCTGTGCTGCGAGTCCTGTCCAGCAGCTTTTCACCCTGACTGCTTGAACATCGCTATGCCTGATGGGAGCTGGTTCTGCAACGACTGTCGGGCGGGAAAGAAACCCAAATACAGAGACATCATCTGGGTCAAACTGGGAACATACAG ATGGTGGCCTGCAGAGATCCACCACCCCAGAAGCATCCCCACCAACATCCAGCACCTTCGACATGAGATCGGAGAGTTCCCAGTGTTCTTCTTCGGCTCCAAAGACTACTTCTGGACCCACCAGGGCCGAGTGTTTCCGTACATGGAGGGAGACAGGGGCAGCAAGCACCAGAGGACCGGCATCGGCAAAGTCTTCAAGAATG CTCTGTTGGAGGCTGAAGCTCGGTTCAAGGAGATCAAAATCAAACGAGAGGCCAAGGAAGCACAAGAATACAGCCGGAAACCACCTCCATATAAATTCATCAAG GTCAACAAACCTGTCGGCAGAGTCCAGGTCTACACCGCTGACATCTCCGAGATCCCCAAGTGTAACTGCAAGCCGTCAGTGGAGAGGCCGTGCGGGTTCGAGTCCGAATGTCTGAACCGCATGCTGCAGTACGAGTGTCACCCTGAGGTGTGTCCCAGCGGGGCGCGCTGCTGCAACCAGGACTTCACCAAGCGTCTCTACCCGGAGACTAAGATCATCAAGACTCCTGGAAAGGGGTGGGGCCTGATCGCTCTCAGGGACATCAAGAAG ggTGAGTTTGTGAACGAGTACATCGGTGAGCTAGTCGACGAGGAGGAGTGTCGGGCGAGGATCAAGTACGCCCATGAAAACAACATCACAGACTTCTACATGCTCACTATCGACAAG GACCGGATCATTGACGCCGGTCCGAAGGGAAACTACTCTCGCTTCATGAATCACAGCTGCCAGCCGAACTGTGAGACGCAGAAGTGGACGGTGAACGGAGACACGCGAGTCGGCCTGTTTGCAGTCTGCGACATCCCCGCAG GTACCGAGCTGACCTTTAATTATAACCTGGATTGCCTCGGGAATGAGAAGACTGTGTGTCGCTGCGGCGCCCCAAACTGCAGCGGCTTTCTTGGTGATCGGCCGAAG CAGAACTCTAATGGCCAAACAGCCGATCCAAAagggaagaggatgaagagaaagTATAAGAGGAGAAAATCTGAGGGGAAGAAGTCTGACGACGAGTGTTTCCGCTGCGGAGACGGAGGGCAGCTGGTGCTCTGTAACAAGAAGGCCTGCACTAAAGCTTATCACCTGTCCTGCTTGAACCTCACCAAGAGACCCTTCG GCCGCTGGGACTGCCCCTGGCACCACTGTGACGTCTGTGGGAAGAACTCCGAGGCCTTCTGCCAGCTCTGCCCCAACTCCTTCTGCAAGGCCCACCAAGAGGGGGCACTGCGTCCCTGGCCTCCCACGGGCCAGCTGTGCTGTCAGGAGCACGAGGAGCTGGAGGGAACCGACACCCGCGATCAGGCGGAGCCGACAGCCGCCATCACTACCATCTCCGGCCGTTCCTCTAAAGGCTCGAAGAAGGGTGGAGCAGGAGAGGCCAAAACAAAGGGCTCCAGGAGGAAAGCTGCAGAGGCCTaa